GTGGTAggaaacaaatattttcattgaaagCACATTCCCAACTCAGTCAAGAGGTCCACTCAATACCAAATAAACAAGCCGTTATTAAAGTTAGTTTCCAGCAGTTTGTACTTCAACACTTGGAAGTAAAAATCTGTATGGATTTCAAAAGGCTTCTACTGTTTAGATAGTCAAAAATAACTCTTAagtattttaaaagtattttaattatTGATAGCAATCAGCCAACTTGCATGTGTGGATTAACATTTATgtactttcaaccacttctgtcctaaCTTCTtagaggggagggtctatggccGGGtaaatttatgttgttttttcagATCTTCGATCTAATGTACAAAATAAGCTTGCGTAATGTACATATGAACGTAATCAGAGCTGAGGGAAAAACAGCAGCAGCTTTGTGTTTTTGTTCCGTCAGCCGCAAAACCATGCCGAATGCGGTGAGTGCGTGTTTCAAATCAGCAATGGTGAAAGAACATTTGTAAatttttcgtcttcaaaccaaacttgggtcttcagctggCTTAAGTTTACATGGTAGGTCAGTAGGCAGAGAGAAGACGGTCTTTTGTGAAcgcattcgaccacatgagcgtttcaacgaaagcaatccggtcaaaTGCATTTTTGACTGGTCGAAAGTGGAaaagctcaaaacgttttataTCCCATTTATACCTGCACTTGGTATTGTGCACTTGGGATcagatcgaccaaaacgcatctcaATGGTGTAAACGGGGCCAAAGTTTACACATTCAGGACCAAGAAAGGGGGAACTCCTGTCCTGTCACTATTTTGCCCATGAATACTTCATTCAACACAAGGCTGTTCAGGCAGTGTGTCCCTATAACATGGCTACATCTGATATGCgaaatagaataaataaatgaatagaataaataaatgtgtgttgatTTATTTGTGAATGTAATGTCATTACTTTTCGAGGCTGGGTGCCACAAGTGAGAGAACCACGCATGCAGGTTGTTCCAGTCCTCATCTTCCAGGACAACAGGCTCCAATGGAGGCCCACAGAGATCACAGTGCGCAAACACCCGTGGAGCCTGTCGCACATGGGGTGTCACTCTAGACGACGGCaaatctgaggaaaaaaaaaagaaaaggagttACAATTACAAATTGTGTTCAATTTCCCTGATAAATGTAAACACATGGTTCTGTGGAACTTTCAAATCAATGTTTGTTTTAGAGGCACAACAGAGTAACATTGGCTCATCCGGTTGTATGAGTTTGAGCGCTTGGGAGTATTTGATAAACCTATTTTTGCAATTCCATTTGGTGgcacagaaatgacacattGCAGATTTCAAATATATTACACATAATGAATTCTCACCAATATCATCATCCTCTTCATCACGTTGCTGAAGCTCAAGCATTGATGAAGGCCCACTTCTGAAAGCAGCATCACTACacaaaaagcaaaaacactCAGTCCTGAAGCACAGAATTTTAAACAGAGTGACTATTTGCACTACCAGACAacgcataacctgatattgcggagttcaacaacattcaaatcaaccaatcagatttgagggacaagtttacagattatgtcaagtttagtcttaaaaacatgaattggtgcttctacatcagtgttattcatctatcattttcctctgatttttgggataacttatgggtaggtttaggggtaggggtaggaataaggttaagactaaattttcagactagaatgttgttccaggatcaacaaaatatgttgacccataAACGCATCTAACTCCgcaatatcaggacgtgcaccacgcaacagttatttttatcCCAATGTTCTGGTGCAGGGGTTAGACAAgggcaattttatttatatctgCATCTTTTATATTTACACTCAGGTAACATTTGTTTAGACCAGGCATCTGCCTTTTATAAATCAACTTACACATCAGATAAAGTGTTGGGTCCACTGGATACTCGTACACTCGTTTTGTTTCTGGTCCCTGGCGGATGCACGGTAATACCACTGGTGAAGCCAAAGGAGGAGCGTCTGTTTCCCTGCAGCTGATCATCACTTTGGGCCAAATTCTCACTCGAGTGATCTGACTGGTCCTCAAGAGAGTGAAGAAGGTTTCTGCGTCCCTGTTTTCTGCACCTTTGTCCACTTTTTACCatattttcaggtttttctgaagcaaaaatggcattcaTTGACGCTAAAGATCGTTTAATTGACTTTGGCGTGTTGATTATGTTTCTTTTTATGTTCCTGGtgtgattttttgttttttgcagttTCATTGAACTTCCCTCCTTATTAAACACACCACGAAGAGGAGTGTTTGATAGTTTGGACTTTTTTGGAGGAGAACTGTGAGGTGGTGAAAGTCCATCGGCTGGTTCCTGAGACAGCGGTGCCTCCCACCAATTGGAAGGAGCCTTTCTTTGTCTTTTCTGTGGAAAGTTGTCTGATGCAGAACTGTCTGGTCTTCTAAGAGAAGAGGAAGGTGGTTTCTGTGAAGATCCAACATCTTTTGAGTAAACCTGGTCAAACACTCTCTTCTCACCTGTTTTAAGTATTGGAGGAAAAGGTAAGTACAAAAACTTCAATCATACAAAGTAAAACCTGTTTTGGATTGAGTGTACCTGGTAAGACATTGTGTTGTCTCTTAGGACTACAGAATTCTGGACTAATCTCCCCAGCACTCTCATTTGGACAAGCTTCCACTTCCTCTCCTAACACATGAACTGGTGATGCCACTTGAGGCGGAATAGCTGCTGATTTTGGTTTCCTTCGACCACCTGTCTTCTTAGCGGTCTTCTGCTCAGCTCCAGTATCATATCTATCACCAACTGCTATCAACTTTTTCCCATCATCCAACACATTGGGAGTCTTAGATTTCTTCTGCTTTCCCTTGGCAGGTTTGAGGGACTGCGTTTCTTCAGAATCAACAGCAGCTGCTTGCTTCGTTGGTGTTTTTGTACTGGCTTTCGGCCCTTGTGCTGCAACCAACAGCTGCTTTGGCTGAAGCTCTGTGGTACTTTCATTTGGGCTAGTGAGCCACCATGCTCCTGGAGGTTTCCTTTTCCTCTTGAAACACAGAGGACTGTCGGACGAAATGTCAGATGCAGTTGTTGGTGGATCCTTTGGTTTTGGTTCCCCCATTTGTGTTTTTCTCTTCAGTTTTTTGCCTGGACCCATGGCATCTTCCTTGGTGGAAGATTGTTTATTTACAGCtacaatgcaaaaataaaaaagagaagATTGTAAGTTTTCAGCAAAACTGGACTGGTGGTTGTTAGGGATGCCTAATCTGTTGTTGGGAGTGTTAGATGCCCGTCTATCTAAAATGACAATTCTGCTTTGTAATTATCGATGCACAGCATAATTAGGCAAAAGTCCAGAGGAACTAACCTGTCCTTTGTTCCTCCTCTTGTTCTTCGAGGGCAAGTGGAGGGTCATGCTCTTGCTCATCACAGGAAGGATCTATCTGTTCCAACTCTATTTGTTTTTTAGAAGTTTGTTTCTTTGTCTTAGAGACAGTTTCCtccttttttttgttctttctatTTTTGTTGAATTTCACCGAGTTGGTGGAGTGAAGAGCTGCTGCAGAAGTGACTTTATAGGATTCCCTCTTCTCATTTGACTCTGGCCTCTCCTGTTTAGATGATTTTGAGGATTTCTTTGTGGTTCTATACACAGGAGCTGGGATTTCTTGGCTGCACCCTGCATCGGTTTCATCTTTGTCAGAAAGTTGAACAGGCTCAGGTGCCTTGCTTTTTGCCCGTTTCTTTCCTGTAACTAACACACAAAGCAATATTTCAAACATAATGACATGTAAACTTCTTTCAATACACCACAATTTCCATCAATGTTTTATGAATAATATGAATACTTCTCAATCAATGttttatgaatgtaaatataaatgtgaccatggaccacaaaaccagtcatatgGGGTCACAGGTATATTtttagcaatagccaacaatacattgtattgtCATGAAACATGATTTTTAACGTTTTGATTCTCCCAAGTCTCCAGTggatgcatcctcgatatcaaGGACACACCCATGTACTTTCATGCATTCTCTGAACTTACATTCTTGAGTATTGTAACCAGATATTGATGGTTGATGATGACATATTACAAAAACGCAAGATTGCGAAGTACACTTGACACAGGactaagaataataaaaatagctgACAAAATTAACACTACACTTCACTGATAAAGTATACTGCATTATTATACATCATAAATCTAAAATTTGGTAAAAGTGTGATTTACCTGCTTGTACTTCTTTGTGTCCCTGTTTGGTCTGAGATGAGGTCTGATCACAATCATTGTCCTCCAGCGCTTCGGTTACACGGTCTGCTCCATCCTCTCGACCAGTCACAGAGTTTTTGCCActcttttttgaagcttttccaaattttcctttcattttttgtttaccAGACTCgatttgtgctttgtttcttttAGCATCTGCCTCATGCTGATCAGTCATCTCCACTTCACTCTGCGAGAGCTGATCTGTCGAGTGCGGCTCTGTAAGAACCTTCTCCTTTGCAGTGTCTGCTGGGACAGGTCTTTTGTTCTTGACCTCTGGCTTGCGAGGGATGATGAAAAGAACAGGAGCCTCATCGTCCAGGATGATGAAGTCCTCCTCTAAATCTACAGGTGGAGGAGCTGGAACTGCTGCTTGTTTCCTGGAACTTAGCAATGGAAAAGAGTTACAATAAAGTAACAatcagggatgggcagtatttatgataaatgtatttcaatacgtatttcaaatacaaaatagtattttgtaatttgtatttgatagtgttgatgaaaatggctttgtatttttaaaatactgtaaaatactttgtaagaagtctacatgatgacatcattaAATTGCGGCCTCTGGTGGGTGCCTACTCTATAGTTTGCAGAGACTTGTTGAGATCAGAACAGAAAATTGATCCATATGGAATAAGGTGGTCAAGGTAAAAAATGTGCAGGCTGCCAGCTGCTTTCCATCAATTTTTAACATGAATTGCTATaatttttatcagttcatgttaagttttggtgttCATTTTGGTAGCCTAGGCTAAATAGTATACCAATTTgcataatgttcttgaaaacaTTACCGAGCAGCAACCCCCTACTATTTAAGATTAATTGGTTAAAAACTAGTTACTATGAATACAGGTGCTGTCACTTGTTTCTTATAAATGAGTTgttgtcattgagtcagtgttgctgatgcaaagtaggcccttcattaccaaacaccaagtaactaaattaggatacaattatgagtcatttacaaacattataatgttggttactttaaaaataACCTTCATCTGCGAGATCACAGGGATATATGAATGTTTGAtctgttaaagccacaatatgtaaatttttgcCTCTAAAGGTCGCTAATTCAAAAAGGCGAAGCTCGTTGACACCTTGATTTCACAGAATCATGGGATGTgctgtcttcacgtctacagtcggtggaaaagaatcgggacaggactcaggcagaaatcatgcTCATGgagagattattaacattactgtagtatgaagcagagcaggaccgaatGCTGTGAGAGCAGTAACGAGCCCACTGGAGCGATtactaatgagagacgagtgcgACACAGCTCAacagcagcgggacttttattatgccacagtcgccgcttCTACTTCTTTCGGTCATGTGCGTGTAGGGTAAAGGAGCGCTGCTTATCATATTagatttgtgtgttgaaagttggtatagtgctactctgtgcgttcgctcagcggctactatgagacacttgttgcacactgcagtaagctagattgatattagtcatggtaaaacatggtactcgcgataaatcaagaaaacgagattcaaacaaaaagacttagggccagatttactaacagcttgtgctagcgcaaaccctcttttggcattaaaaaactactgtcgagatttactaaagacacgcagtaTATTGGCGCTGAAAATGCGTGAACCGAGTTGTGTTTgcagctgaccttattgcatatgtatttttaggagtttccctttcaatTGCAAAATTTATTGGagtgtatttaaatgaatcacacaatgtgatttactaatgtttgcgcTTGTCAGTTTACTAGTATTTACACCATTATTTAACGCCCTAAAAAAACATGTCTGAACCCATTTCTTTGAAATGCCAGAGTAAGACCTTATCCGAACATATCGTTTgcctatatctatatctataggCCAACATAGCTTGGCAAACTATATTATACAGTAGTGTTGCAAGATATACtggtactagaaaggtatcgcgataccatgcttttaaaaacggtccggttcttcattttattagtactggtactttgagtgccagctgtatttcctaatgtgtGACAGCAGGGGGCaatctttattcctctcaaCTGCGCAACGGCTTTTATGGTGACGAAACGAGAGGTGTGGTTGCAAAAACAGGTGCTCTTGCAGACCGTCCACAAATTGTTGAGAAAGCAGATGCACGAAAGcgaaatatggcattattttgcttacattgccaACAGCCAGGGCAAGCCCATggacaccacaaagcccgtctgcaaaagaggttacaaaataacgcaagcgaagggagtcaaaagcatcttgctgtcaaacatcccgatttgtacaaagaatttaaagagcgacaggttagtgaatgtgataccagcattatgtttatgctctcaaacattaaatgagtgttatttatttattttactcgtGCAAGCAGACTtgaggtgtattattgagtctaagtttaataagtgatatctggttgcaaaaataaaataaatttaaaaatacataaatatgtgaagggtatatacagttattttagaccaatttatgctttaataacatcaCTCTATTTACTATACAATAATTTTTGCAATAATCTTACTGTCAAAAACacctaaatgtataaaaaagcataacagcaaataattcacaattttattgagcatgaaaataataaacattaaaaattatattaaatctaactctaacttcatggcaatgaagctcaaatccagaattatcagcctgcacactggtgaagaaagaagttctgtcatatgttatttatttactttttctgctgttttaggtttttgccatagtatcaTTTAAGTATAGGTATCATGATATTtaagttgggtatcgtatcgaagtccaaattttggtatcgtgacaacactattATACAGTATGTGTACGTGTTTGTCAGATTACATGTTAAGTTGCGCCTGTGTCGACCAGCACCTGATGAGAACATTAGCATCAGGATTCAGCTCTGTTTATTTGCGACCCAACTctaatttgcactgctcttggtagattgctttagtcattatgtaaatgaactgaccgtgtctgtgttctttaatttggtCAGCAGATCATGTgcaaaacttgccactcccatCAACACATTTGTGGAATTGCGCTCTCACGCTATTTTGCcccgtttagtaaatctggccttTAATGTGTTAAGCGATATAACATGATgagttttctgtcgatgaatgtatccaaacagttgcttccctgtctaataaaactcATAATATACAGTACTAAAGTGTCTTTGACGTTTCCATGTTTTTTCGACAAAATAAAATGGGAAATCGAGGGTattgatgtcattgataggcgacacaCGGACACGGTgtatgtcctggttaaaattgcttatttctctggatttagaATTTCATGGAAACATTTGgaataatgtaagtacacaagtcaacaaaaaatacaacattgttttagtggtttttaattaatattaaatataaaaattaatattttaatctaaaaatcctacatattgtgcctttaactggttgcatatgtcagatttattgtATGACTCGGGCAGAGAAAAGCTgttgctatcaaacattgtttacttaatcaAGTCAGCGTAATGATGGAGGGATCGATCAAATGGACCAACTGATGGAATGTTTGCGaagaaatttcatgctcccttgtaaaagtattttgtagtattttcaaaatacaaaaatacagtagtttattttgatacatataAAATGAAGGTATtcggtattttattttaaaatacattttgatgtactTTTGCCCAACCCTGGTAACAATGGTGCATGTGGTTTAAGCTCAGGACGTCACATTTAAACTCACCATGGGGATTTAGGCATCAAAGCTTTTTTAAGCTTCTGCTGGAAAGACAATCCTTTCCCTTGATCCTCCGTCACTTGATTTTTGCATTGCTCTTCCTCCTGAAGTTTTGGTTCACTTTTCTGAACCAAAACAGGAGAAAGCTGACCAGGATCTTTAtcccttaataataataaaaagagaaGATTCATTAAGAAATCTGCAGGAACAATTCAGTTGTGACATTACAAAAATTTAGTTTCCTTACATTGTTAAATCTTTCTTCATTTCTGGAGGTGAAGACTGGATGGCTTCCACTgatgttttagtgttttttgcAAGCTTCATGCTGAAAGATTAAATTTTAGGTTATATTTCttcttataataataaaatatgcagATGTACAATACTGTTGACTGACCTTGATAAGGAACCCGCATTTGATTTAGCAGTTTTTCTAAACTCAAGTCTTTCTGGTGGTGATACCAGAGACCCGCTATCCCTTTTGGAGCAGAGAAAATAAGGGAACAGTTAGATAATGaaacaaaaacgaacaatatCAGTTATCAGAATATTTTTCTTCTTACCCATAGAGGGAATCCTTAGCCGGTTTTGACTGCTGAGTGCAGGACACTTTGCTGAAGTCTCCACCAATGGGCTCCTCTTCCTCATCTCCAAAGAGAAGAGGATCAGCCACAGATCTGACTCCATCCACAGATTCATCCCTCTCCATTGCCAAAGCAATAGGACTGGATGTCTTTATGGGAACAATTTCTTTAAATGGAGTCTCTTTGTTAGGAATGAAAGAAATATGACAATTATTCCAGGTGCCGAGCAGGTGatgaaaatgtaacaaaaattaGCTGTATTACAGGATTTTTTCTGCTTGCCTGGctgttcattttattatttatcatgtattaatatatacattttaaatgtgtttttttttttatgaattttttttaatcaaatgttaAGGATTCTTCAAAGAAAATCTGCAATAACAGTCAGAAACTATACAGTCACGATAATACAACTGATAATAGATTGTTGTGGATGTAGGGTTACCTCTATCAATTATTTAATCCTCTTAAATGCCATTTTCTTGGATCAAAGTAAAGGATACTTTGATCCAAGAAAATGGCATTCAAGAGGATATGGCATTCAAGAGCAGATAGTCAGCATCTACCAATAACAACAACATGAAATATGGTTTCACACAATGAACAAATGGCACGAAACAATGACAATGAAATGGAGATTTTTAGCAATGAggtgactggttttgtggtatATTTgcagcaatagccaacaatacattgtattgtGATGAAACAAGATTTTTAACGTTTTGATTCTCTCAAGTCTGCAGTGGATGCATCCTTGATATCAAGGACACATCCATTTACTTTCATGTGTTCTCTGTACTTGTTCTTGATTACTGTAACCAGACTTTGATGGTTGATGATGACATTGTATTACAAGAACGCAAGATTGCTTAAGAGCAAAGTACATTTGACACAGGactaagaataaaaaaaatagctgacaAAATTAACACTACACTTCACTGATAAAGTATACTGCA
The nucleotide sequence above comes from Chanodichthys erythropterus isolate Z2021 chromosome 23, ASM2448905v1, whole genome shotgun sequence. Encoded proteins:
- the si:ch211-161h7.4 gene encoding axoneme-associated protein mst101(2) isoform X1, giving the protein MSQVKAKKKLHYYQKQEIAHSELSDVFPLRGIDTLFDDIDADSELGLPLPSPFPKSTLVNGQKKSSHYPEKMKASSKQVHKDTLIQENGIQEDEIIDRETPFKEIVPIKTSSPIALAMERDESVDGVRSVAYPLLFGDEEEEPIGGDFSKVSCIQQSKPAKDSLYGDSGSLVSPPERLEFRKTAKTNAGSLSSMKLAKNTKTSVEATQSSPPEMKKDLTMDKDPGQLSPVLVRKSQPKLREEEQCKSQVMEDQGKGLSFQQKPKKALMPKSPCSRKQAAVPAPPPVDLEEDFIILDDEAPVHFIIPRKPEVKNKRPVPADTAKEKVLTEPHSTDQLSQSEVEMTDQHEADAKRNKAQIESGKQKMKGKFGKASKKSGKDSVTGREDGADCVTEALEDNDCDQTSSQTKQGHKEVQAETPFKEIVPIKTSSPIALAMERDESVDGVRSVADPLLFGDEEEEPIGGDFSKVSCTQQSKPAKDSLYGDSGSLVSPPERLEFRKTAKSNAGSLSSMKLAKNTKTSVEAIQSSPPEMKKDLTMDKDPGQLSPVLVQKSEPKLQEEEQCKNQVTEDQGKGLSFQQKLKKALMPKSPCSRKQAAVPAPPPVDLEEDFIILDDEAPVLFIIPRKPEVKNKRPVPADTAKEKVLTEPHSTDQLSQSEVEMTDQHEADAKRNKAQIESGKQKMKGKFGKASKKSGKNSVTGREDGADRVTEALEDNDCDQTSSQTKQGHKEVQAVTGKKRAKSKAPEPVQLSDKDETDAGCSQEIPAPVYRTTKKSSKSSKQERPESNEKRESYKVTSAAALHSTNSVKFNKNRKNKKKEETVSKTKKQTSKKQIELEQIDPSCDEQEHDPPLALEEQEEEQRTAVNKQSSTKEDAMGPGKKLKRKTQMGEPKPKDPPTTASDISSDSPLCFKRKRKPPGAWWLTSPNESTTELQPKQLLVAAQGPKASTKTPTKQAAAVDSEETQSLKPAKGKQKKSKTPNVLDDGKKLIAVGDRYDTGAEQKTAKKTGGRRKPKSAAIPPQVASPVHVLGEEVEACPNESAGEISPEFCSPKRQHNVLPGEKRVFDQVYSKDVGSSQKPPSSSLRRPDSSASDNFPQKRQRKAPSNWWEAPLSQEPADGLSPPHSSPPKKSKLSNTPLRGVFNKEGSSMKLQKTKNHTRNIKRNIINTPKSIKRSLASMNAIFASEKPENMVKSGQRCRKQGRRNLLHSLEDQSDHSSENLAQSDDQLQGNRRSSFGFTSGITVHPPGTRNKTSVRVSSGPNTLSDVDAAFRSGPSSMLELQQRDEEDDDIDLPSSRVTPHVRQAPRVFAHCDLCGPPLEPVVLEDEDWNNLHAWFSHLWHPASKNGRVISPDDFHWHSHGGRAMGHAVDLQSYSFSHGKILLGSYMKKPSHVDHDMVSVFSIISSCVRVDIEGVKSVYNSGEVFMIPSGQAYSILNLCQEPAVLIYHRTQSNDTPT
- the si:ch211-161h7.4 gene encoding axoneme-associated protein mst101(2) isoform X2, which encodes MSQVKAKKKLHYYQKQEIAHSELSDVFPLRGIDTLFDDIDADSELGLPLPSPFPKSTLVNGQKKSSHYPEKMKASSKQVHKDTLIQENGIQEDEIIDRETPFKEIVPIKTSSPIALAMERDESVDGVRSVAYPLLFGDEEEEPIGGDFSKVSCIQQSKPAKDSLYGDSGSLVSPPERLEFRKTAKTNAGSLSSMKLAKNTKTSVEATQSSPPEMKKDLTMDKDPGQLSPVLVRKSQPKLREEEQCKSQVMEDQGKGLSFQQKPKKALMPKSPCSRKQAAVPAPPPVDLEEDFIILDDEAPVHFIIPRKPEVKNKRPVPADTAKEKVLTEPHSTDQLSQSEVEMTDQHEADAKRNKAQIESGKQKMKGKFGKASKKSGKDSVTGREDGADCVTEALEDNDCDQTSSQTKQGHKEVQAETPFKEIVPIKTSSPIALAMERDESVDGVRSVADPLLFGDEEEEPIGGDFSKVSCTQQSKPAKDSLYGDSGSLVSPPERLEFRKTAKSNAGSLSSMKLAKNTKTSVEAIQSSPPEMKKDLTMDKDPGQLSPVLVQKSEPKLQEEEQCKNQVTEDQGKGLSFQQKLKKALMPKSPWKQAAVPAPPPVDLEEDFIILDDEAPVLFIIPRKPEVKNKRPVPADTAKEKVLTEPHSTDQLSQSEVEMTDQHEADAKRNKAQIESGKQKMKGKFGKASKKSGKNSVTGREDGADRVTEALEDNDCDQTSSQTKQGHKEVQAVTGKKRAKSKAPEPVQLSDKDETDAGCSQEIPAPVYRTTKKSSKSSKQERPESNEKRESYKVTSAAALHSTNSVKFNKNRKNKKKEETVSKTKKQTSKKQIELEQIDPSCDEQEHDPPLALEEQEEEQRTAVNKQSSTKEDAMGPGKKLKRKTQMGEPKPKDPPTTASDISSDSPLCFKRKRKPPGAWWLTSPNESTTELQPKQLLVAAQGPKASTKTPTKQAAAVDSEETQSLKPAKGKQKKSKTPNVLDDGKKLIAVGDRYDTGAEQKTAKKTGGRRKPKSAAIPPQVASPVHVLGEEVEACPNESAGEISPEFCSPKRQHNVLPGEKRVFDQVYSKDVGSSQKPPSSSLRRPDSSASDNFPQKRQRKAPSNWWEAPLSQEPADGLSPPHSSPPKKSKLSNTPLRGVFNKEGSSMKLQKTKNHTRNIKRNIINTPKSIKRSLASMNAIFASEKPENMVKSGQRCRKQGRRNLLHSLEDQSDHSSENLAQSDDQLQGNRRSSFGFTSGITVHPPGTRNKTSVRVSSGPNTLSDVDAAFRSGPSSMLELQQRDEEDDDIDLPSSRVTPHVRQAPRVFAHCDLCGPPLEPVVLEDEDWNNLHAWFSHLWHPASKNGRVISPDDFHWHSHGGRAMGHAVDLQSYSFSHGKILLGSYMKKPSHVDHDMVSVFSIISSCVRVDIEGVKSVYNSGEVFMIPSGQAYSILNLCQEPAVLIYHRTQSNDTPT